A single window of Flagellimonas maritima DNA harbors:
- a CDS encoding ATP-binding protein has product MAMCNLTDTILIESTRIKLFSFYRKKLIAIRLFLMVNVTSIGMLTAQQAIGFKHFERTFRQDSQVVFDSLGYAWISGNEGLYKYDGYDYFLTPYSEIMNKESVNTRNLIFKKDNEQGFWLATIDGDLIRMRGIGNYTSFKIDRKIHQRISTIQPEENFVWFGTSNGSIYRYDYSTSKIDSIATIPYNDGKPQDIRTIAFTDPRTLWASTFSGMVFQYQQTGSGASWKKLEGPYYTPMGGLTKLVADNNGRLWIISENTGLYVYNVNDSKFFDYAVTLSKENRTKPLFISIYFDGTSKIWAGTDGDGLYRIDITNNKIDHFTYKSSNRFSLSNNTVLKINEDPNGNIWLLTKDGFIDVLPKVDQGVDYYSGSENGAPKPILSILRTTYGELWLGTDGFGLSRILTDGRILQYSMEKEGNEYFQGKFIQSIEEDNKGNIWMGTYQNGLHLYDRANNKFKRIPIRDQNGRAVSDIRCVYKDSKGRIWATTSLGLHVFSDKQKAITSFAIDGKGLKGTISESILESKDGTLWIGVINGGLFRFKEDSVSFSESTFEHVPISKDGPEQNDGVTVSNLNLDSQENLWFTSRGGALIQLNTRDLSYMDHGKLEILNDINMLSLLLDAEDKVWIGSTSGLHKFDSEKGVLRSYYATNGFQGDIYKRGSSFKSDENKLFFGGNNGANAFYPTNLIDKVHDANLYINGIDILHKPAEELIPEQIDGSYESITSLKLKSNQSSFSFRFSAIDNLLSTNYNYTYKLEGFDEEWIVPKSDLRATYTNVPPGDYVFRVKAGTEINNWDIGPKQLAISISPPWWSTIWAYLIYALVATLLFFGAYRWLQLRNKLHQEELLYNNEKELYALKMNFFAKMSHEIQTPLALILGPIDDMLHNATVNKNRLLMQRLTLIKKNAERLSRISKDLTTVRNKELNQLKLKALKNDIVKDIKNIAMSFDEQARFKKIDFIQELPKHGILMWYDSDKIEHVMYNLLSNAFKFTPSEGTITLKISENAEKEQIKISVIDTGSGIPKKELKDIFTLFYRSDSDKNLSGSGIGLALTKELVSIHHGKIKVNSSKGKGSSFHIYLPTSEDVFSNEEKINDNHSGVLHDHQEDEFNAPESEPSKSEISKENRNHRVLIVEDNVEMQIFLKDLLIKDYEITIAENGKEGFEFSKEQVPDLIISDIMMPVMDGIEMSQLLKRNKKTSHIPLVLLTAKNTTKSKLLGLQSGAVAYINKPFNPQELVFKIQNLLKSKEQIISKVKTDFISSGASELPESKDHTFLKDLVKNLNNNIDDSDFKLEQLSDLMNMSYSVIYRKCQEITGKTLVEYYRSLKMKRAALLIVENGYNISEAAFMVGYKDSKYFSKCFRGEFGTAPQSMKNEGQKMDMNALFKKYGLKSI; this is encoded by the coding sequence ATGGCCATGTGCAATTTGACAGATACTATTTTAATTGAATCCACAAGAATAAAACTCTTTTCTTTTTATAGGAAAAAGCTTATAGCAATCCGTCTGTTTCTTATGGTGAACGTAACCAGTATTGGTATGTTAACGGCACAACAGGCTATCGGTTTCAAGCATTTTGAGCGCACGTTTAGGCAAGATTCACAAGTTGTTTTTGATTCACTGGGCTATGCATGGATATCTGGCAATGAAGGATTGTATAAATATGATGGATACGATTATTTTTTAACACCCTATTCTGAAATTATGAATAAGGAGTCGGTCAACACCCGAAACCTCATTTTCAAAAAAGATAATGAACAGGGCTTTTGGTTGGCAACTATCGATGGTGACCTAATACGTATGAGAGGTATCGGAAACTACACTTCCTTTAAAATAGACCGGAAAATACATCAACGGATTTCCACAATACAACCCGAAGAGAATTTCGTATGGTTTGGTACATCGAACGGTAGTATCTACCGCTATGATTACAGTACCTCTAAAATAGATAGCATAGCTACCATACCTTATAATGATGGCAAACCGCAAGATATCAGGACAATTGCGTTTACCGATCCAAGGACCTTATGGGCAAGCACTTTTTCCGGAATGGTCTTTCAGTATCAGCAGACAGGATCAGGAGCTTCTTGGAAAAAGCTGGAAGGTCCTTATTACACTCCTATGGGTGGGCTTACGAAGCTTGTTGCGGACAACAATGGGAGGCTTTGGATAATTTCGGAAAATACGGGGCTTTATGTTTATAATGTCAATGATTCCAAGTTTTTTGATTATGCAGTGACCCTATCAAAAGAAAATCGGACCAAACCCCTTTTCATCTCCATCTATTTTGATGGTACTAGCAAAATATGGGCCGGTACCGATGGCGATGGTCTGTATAGGATAGACATCACGAACAATAAAATAGACCATTTTACCTATAAGAGTTCAAATAGGTTTTCATTGAGCAACAACACTGTATTAAAAATTAATGAAGACCCCAATGGAAATATTTGGCTCTTGACCAAAGATGGCTTTATAGATGTTTTACCAAAGGTAGACCAAGGTGTGGATTATTACAGTGGCTCCGAAAATGGCGCCCCAAAACCAATATTATCGATTTTGAGGACAACTTATGGTGAGCTTTGGTTAGGCACAGATGGTTTTGGGCTGAGTAGGATTCTAACGGATGGACGAATCTTGCAATATAGTATGGAGAAAGAAGGAAACGAATACTTTCAGGGAAAATTCATACAATCTATAGAGGAAGACAATAAAGGTAATATTTGGATGGGTACCTATCAGAATGGTTTGCATCTGTACGATAGGGCCAACAATAAATTTAAGCGCATACCTATTCGAGACCAAAACGGTAGGGCCGTCTCCGATATACGATGTGTTTACAAAGATTCAAAGGGTAGAATCTGGGCGACAACAAGTCTGGGACTCCATGTGTTCTCGGACAAGCAAAAAGCCATTACATCTTTTGCCATTGATGGGAAAGGGCTTAAGGGAACTATCTCGGAAAGTATTTTGGAGTCCAAAGATGGAACGTTATGGATAGGTGTCATTAATGGTGGGTTGTTCAGGTTTAAAGAGGATAGTGTGTCATTTTCGGAATCGACTTTTGAGCACGTTCCCATTTCTAAGGATGGTCCAGAACAAAATGATGGTGTGACGGTCTCTAACCTAAATCTGGATTCCCAGGAAAATTTATGGTTTACATCACGAGGTGGAGCATTGATACAGCTGAACACACGTGACCTGAGTTATATGGATCACGGAAAACTCGAAATTCTGAACGATATCAATATGCTCTCGCTTTTATTGGATGCCGAGGACAAGGTTTGGATAGGAAGTACATCGGGCCTCCATAAATTCGATAGCGAAAAGGGCGTCCTTCGGTCTTATTATGCTACCAATGGATTTCAGGGCGATATATATAAAAGGGGCAGTTCGTTCAAATCCGATGAAAACAAACTATTTTTTGGTGGAAACAACGGTGCAAATGCATTCTATCCCACTAATCTTATCGATAAAGTCCATGATGCGAACCTTTATATCAATGGCATCGATATCTTGCACAAACCTGCCGAAGAATTGATACCGGAGCAGATAGATGGGAGTTATGAATCCATAACATCGTTAAAACTGAAGTCGAACCAATCCTCATTTTCATTCCGCTTTTCCGCAATCGATAATCTGTTAAGTACAAATTACAATTACACATACAAACTCGAAGGATTTGATGAGGAATGGATCGTGCCTAAATCAGACTTAAGGGCCACCTATACCAATGTGCCGCCTGGCGATTATGTTTTTAGGGTCAAGGCGGGTACAGAAATCAATAATTGGGATATTGGGCCAAAACAACTTGCCATTTCAATTTCGCCTCCATGGTGGTCGACCATCTGGGCCTATTTAATATATGCCCTTGTTGCAACGCTTTTGTTTTTTGGGGCATACCGGTGGCTTCAATTAAGAAACAAACTACACCAAGAAGAATTACTGTACAACAATGAAAAAGAGCTATACGCCTTGAAGATGAATTTTTTCGCAAAAATGAGCCATGAAATCCAAACCCCGCTTGCTCTTATTTTAGGCCCCATAGATGATATGCTCCATAATGCGACTGTCAACAAGAATCGATTACTGATGCAGCGACTTACGCTCATCAAAAAAAACGCTGAAAGGCTTTCAAGGATATCAAAGGACCTGACCACCGTTCGAAATAAGGAATTGAACCAGCTCAAATTAAAGGCATTAAAAAATGACATTGTAAAGGATATAAAAAATATTGCAATGTCTTTTGATGAGCAGGCCAGGTTCAAAAAAATAGATTTTATCCAAGAGCTTCCAAAGCACGGAATCTTAATGTGGTACGACAGCGACAAGATTGAACATGTGATGTACAATCTTTTGTCAAATGCTTTTAAGTTCACGCCCTCTGAGGGTACGATTACCTTGAAAATTTCTGAGAACGCAGAAAAGGAACAAATAAAAATTTCGGTAATCGACACAGGTTCAGGTATTCCAAAAAAAGAGCTCAAAGATATTTTTACCTTGTTTTATCGTTCAGATTCCGATAAAAATCTCAGTGGGTCTGGTATTGGGTTGGCGTTGACCAAAGAATTGGTAAGTATACACCATGGAAAGATCAAAGTAAACTCTTCCAAAGGAAAGGGCAGCTCGTTCCATATATATCTTCCAACAAGTGAAGATGTTTTTAGTAATGAAGAAAAAATAAACGATAATCATAGTGGTGTGCTGCACGACCACCAGGAAGATGAGTTTAATGCCCCCGAGTCCGAGCCTTCAAAAAGCGAAATATCCAAGGAAAACAGAAATCATCGCGTTTTGATCGTAGAGGACAATGTTGAAATGCAGATTTTCCTTAAGGATCTATTGATAAAGGATTATGAGATAACTATAGCGGAAAATGGAAAGGAAGGTTTTGAATTTTCGAAAGAACAGGTGCCAGATCTTATTATAAGTGATATTATGATGCCTGTAATGGATGGAATTGAAATGAGCCAATTGTTGAAACGAAACAAAAAAACTTCCCATATTCCCTTGGTACTGCTTACGGCAAAGAATACGACAAAATCAAAATTATTAGGGCTTCAATCTGGAGCCGTGGCCTATATCAACAAACCTTTTAATCCACAAGAATTGGTGTTCAAAATCCAAAATCTCCTAAAGAGCAAAGAACAGATCATTTCAAAGGTCAAAACAGATTTCATAAGTAGTGGGGCAAGTGAACTGCCCGAATCCAAAGACCATACTTTTTTAAAGGACTTGGTAAAGAATCTCAACAATAATATCGATGACTCAGATTTTAAATTGGAACAACTGTCCGATCTAATGAACATGAGCTATTCCGTTATCTACCGAAAATGTCAGGAAATTACTGGAAAAACCCTGGTCGAATATTATAGAAGCCTTAAAATGAAACGGGCTGCGCTTTTAATCGTCGAAAATGGTTATAACATTTCTGAAGCAGCCTTCATGGTGGGCTACAAAGATTCCAAATATTTTTCAAAATGTTTTAGGGGCGAATTTGGAACTGCACCCCAATCCATGAAGAACGAAGGACAGAAAATGGACATGAACGCCTTATTTAAAAAGTATGGACTCAAGTCCATTTAA
- a CDS encoding alkaline phosphatase D family protein, giving the protein MKRRDYLKTIILGSAIPYLSNSVFSKTFTDRWPYPVGVEFQSEWQNWPDMKWVGPEYWGNRLQDWTIKGGKAVCGVTAPNRNLHLLPIQMPEKLLGFNTSVKVSILNNALQQLKNGCYGIRLGAKGPVDDYRSAAVFGVGTDIGLNHKGNLVIGEETILTSLGILPEEFVLLVKAKPLDDNYLLEIQIIDSDTGKILFSYNKNDFPKSKITGNFALVAHSTDGSRRFEEDIPSVAFEEWSIRSEELTFNDAHFFGPICFAQYTLNRKKLKLTAQLAPVEQIEGHQVRFEIKENNSWQTLQKTDISHEGRAINFTIDDWVKKFDVPYRIVLSLPIANKVKEYIYGGTVAKEPIHDKTLKTAVFSCNFHYGFPDSDIPQNVGKLAPDVILFLGDQFYEGTGGFGAVYKGDYDKSCLDYLRKWYMFGWSYRELFRHRPCAIIPDDHDVYHGNIWGESGKEADTTNGFGASAQDSGGYKMPADWVNMVQFTQTSHLPDAFDPTPVKQGIGVYYAHWNYAGISFAILEDRKFKSAPKHILPREAQVENGWIMADDFDIKKYKNLEADLLGERQEHFLETWVGDWSENAEMKVVLSQTNFATVATLPEGAKTGAVIPSLDVPEKGEYIKGDRPTVDMDSNGWPSSKRDKAVEIIRKGFAFHIAGDQHLASFVQYGVKAHGDSGFAFAGPALNNIWPRRFWPDVDSLGHTYENPAYTGKHIDGFGNKMTVLAVANPHKNHKEPAILHDRAVGYGLVTFNKENRTIKTQCWPRFVDPTAKENKQYPGFPITILQEDNYGREAVAWLPSIKLKGNQKPTITIFDENNGMVYSIRMGNSFFKPKVFKKGYYTILIKNDVSGFEKKMERVKAKAGQRRTIELDLEKKN; this is encoded by the coding sequence ATGAAGCGTAGAGATTATTTGAAAACAATTATACTTGGTTCGGCAATACCTTATCTATCGAATTCGGTATTTTCAAAGACCTTTACTGACCGATGGCCTTATCCAGTAGGGGTAGAATTTCAGAGTGAGTGGCAAAATTGGCCGGACATGAAATGGGTAGGCCCGGAATATTGGGGAAATCGGTTACAAGACTGGACAATTAAGGGCGGAAAAGCCGTATGCGGTGTAACAGCTCCGAACAGGAATTTACACCTGCTTCCCATTCAAATGCCTGAAAAACTTTTAGGCTTCAATACAAGCGTAAAGGTTTCTATTTTAAATAACGCTTTACAGCAATTAAAAAACGGATGCTATGGCATTCGTTTGGGAGCGAAGGGTCCGGTGGATGATTATAGATCCGCCGCCGTATTTGGAGTGGGAACGGATATTGGTTTAAATCATAAAGGAAATCTGGTCATAGGAGAAGAGACCATCCTCACGAGTCTGGGAATACTCCCCGAGGAATTTGTATTACTGGTAAAGGCAAAACCTTTGGACGACAATTATCTGCTTGAAATTCAAATCATTGATTCTGACACTGGTAAAATACTATTTTCCTATAATAAAAATGATTTCCCTAAATCAAAGATTACCGGAAACTTTGCCCTTGTGGCACACAGTACCGACGGGAGTCGGCGTTTTGAAGAAGATATACCTTCGGTAGCTTTTGAAGAATGGTCGATCAGATCGGAAGAATTGACATTCAACGATGCGCATTTTTTTGGTCCCATATGTTTTGCCCAATATACCCTTAATCGAAAAAAACTAAAATTGACGGCCCAATTGGCCCCTGTTGAACAGATTGAAGGTCATCAAGTACGATTTGAAATCAAAGAGAACAATTCTTGGCAGACCCTTCAAAAAACTGACATATCCCATGAGGGGAGAGCCATCAACTTTACCATAGATGATTGGGTCAAAAAATTCGACGTTCCATACAGAATCGTCCTTTCACTTCCCATTGCAAACAAAGTAAAAGAATATATATACGGGGGCACTGTCGCCAAAGAGCCAATACATGACAAAACGTTAAAGACCGCTGTGTTCAGTTGTAACTTTCATTATGGTTTTCCCGATAGTGATATACCGCAAAATGTCGGAAAATTAGCTCCTGATGTCATTCTCTTTTTGGGAGACCAATTCTACGAGGGAACTGGAGGGTTTGGAGCTGTTTATAAAGGTGATTATGACAAGAGCTGCTTGGACTACCTTAGAAAGTGGTACATGTTCGGCTGGTCGTACCGTGAACTGTTTCGACATAGACCCTGTGCCATAATACCTGACGACCATGATGTATACCATGGAAATATTTGGGGTGAAAGTGGAAAGGAAGCCGATACAACCAACGGCTTTGGTGCCTCTGCCCAAGATTCAGGAGGGTATAAAATGCCCGCCGATTGGGTCAATATGGTACAATTTACCCAGACCAGCCACTTACCGGATGCGTTTGATCCCACACCTGTGAAACAAGGAATCGGTGTCTATTACGCACATTGGAACTATGCTGGTATAAGTTTTGCCATTCTTGAGGACAGAAAGTTCAAATCAGCACCTAAACATATTCTTCCCAGAGAAGCCCAGGTCGAGAATGGTTGGATTATGGCCGATGATTTCGACATAAAAAAATACAAGAACCTAGAAGCCGATCTACTAGGTGAGCGACAAGAGCACTTTCTTGAAACATGGGTCGGCGATTGGTCAGAAAATGCTGAAATGAAAGTAGTGCTGTCCCAAACCAATTTTGCAACGGTGGCCACACTACCTGAAGGAGCCAAGACAGGTGCAGTAATTCCTTCATTGGATGTCCCCGAAAAAGGGGAATACATTAAAGGTGACCGACCCACAGTGGATATGGATTCCAATGGTTGGCCATCATCAAAGCGCGACAAGGCGGTAGAGATTATTAGAAAAGGGTTCGCTTTCCATATTGCCGGGGACCAACATCTGGCCAGTTTTGTACAATATGGCGTAAAAGCGCATGGCGATAGTGGTTTTGCCTTTGCAGGCCCCGCCTTGAACAATATTTGGCCCAGAAGGTTTTGGCCTGATGTTGATTCTTTGGGGCATACTTATGAAAATCCCGCATATACAGGCAAACATATCGACGGTTTTGGGAACAAAATGACGGTATTGGCCGTAGCCAATCCCCATAAGAACCACAAAGAGCCCGCTATACTGCATGATAGGGCCGTGGGCTATGGTCTTGTAACCTTTAATAAAGAGAATAGGACCATAAAGACCCAATGTTGGCCTAGATTTGTAGATCCGACCGCAAAGGAAAACAAGCAATATCCGGGTTTTCCCATTACCATTCTACAGGAAGATAATTATGGGCGAGAGGCTGTGGCCTGGCTGCCTAGCATTAAACTGAAGGGAAATCAAAAACCAACGATTACCATCTTTGATGAAAATAACGGTATGGTATATTCCATTAGAATGGGAAACAGCTTTTTTAAGCCCAAAGTTTTCAAAAAGGGTTATTACACCATCCTTATAAAAAATGACGTATCTGGATTTGAAAAGAAAATGGAAAGGGTAAAGGCAAAAGCCGGACAAAGAAGGACTATTGAATTGGACCTTGAAAAGAAAAACTAA
- a CDS encoding HipA domain-containing protein, producing MTGNTRDTKNGFTMEKLVPVLDEFCSFPLVEKTPFFKRVIFCHVNGNEDMQLKNFCLIPEDGKTTLPLAYDLLNTSIAIKSPGEEIVLTLKMKNTI from the coding sequence CTGACTGGAAACACGAGGGATACCAAAAATGGTTTTACCATGGAAAAATTGGTTCCGGTCCTTGATGAATTCTGCTCATTTCCTTTGGTCGAAAAGACCCCTTTTTTTAAAAGGGTTATCTTTTGTCATGTTAATGGAAATGAGGATATGCAGCTAAAGAACTTTTGCCTCATCCCAGAAGATGGAAAAACAACCTTGCCACTGGCTTACGATTTGTTGAATACCTCAATTGCCATCAAAAGTCCTGGTGAAGAAATTGTATTGACCCTTAAAATGAAAAACACAATTTAA
- a CDS encoding fatty acid desaturase family protein, with the protein MITKNVAILTLFFGQLVMFNISLLISPWLLFILYITSGIGMPGIGIFMMHNAIHGSYCKSKKVNKYLGYTMNLIGANATAWKIQHNYLHHFYTNIKEADDDISLSFSLGFLQMQRKIQLITIPNNPILRT; encoded by the coding sequence ATGATTACAAAGAATGTAGCAATATTAACCTTGTTCTTCGGTCAATTGGTTATGTTCAATATTAGCCTTTTGATAAGTCCATGGTTGCTTTTTATACTGTACATCACAAGTGGAATAGGGATGCCAGGAATTGGCATATTCATGATGCACAACGCCATACATGGCTCGTATTGCAAAAGCAAAAAAGTAAACAAGTACTTAGGCTACACCATGAACCTCATAGGCGCTAACGCTACGGCATGGAAAATCCAACACAATTATCTGCACCATTTCTATACCAATATAAAAGAGGCCGATGATGATATAAGTTTATCTTTTTCCTTAGGTTTTCTCCAAATGCAAAGAAAAATACAGCTTATTACTATACCGAATAATCCAATTTTAAGAACATAA
- a CDS encoding cold shock domain-containing protein has translation MKEGTVKFFNSAKGFGFIKPKDSDEDVFVHQSGLIDEIRENDSVKFTVERGEKGMNAINVKLS, from the coding sequence ATGAAAGAAGGAACAGTAAAATTTTTCAATAGTGCCAAAGGTTTTGGTTTTATTAAACCCAAAGATTCCGATGAGGACGTTTTTGTCCATCAAAGCGGTCTTATTGACGAAATTCGTGAAAATGACAGTGTCAAATTCACTGTGGAGAGAGGCGAAAAGGGAATGAACGCGATAAATGTGAAGTTGTCCTAA
- a CDS encoding prohibitin family protein: MDNDPMGDIKNILKKGQSRNLIIIAALVVLLFAFRPWVQIGAGERGVVQNFGAVQDKVLNEGIHFKIPIVQTVILMDVKIQKAMTDAASSSSDLQDVDLSVALNYHIIPDKANLVYQTIGVEFKERIIDPAIQEVMKAVSARYTAEELITKRPAVSTEMQQALTSRLLASNISVDAFSIISFSFSQTFTDAIEAKQTAEQNALKAKRDLDRIRVEAEQTIAAGTAEAEALRLQKMNISPDLIELRKIEANLKAIEKWNGILPEVTGAGAIPFIGVGDAIKKK, encoded by the coding sequence ATGGATAATGATCCTATGGGAGATATAAAAAATATATTAAAAAAAGGGCAATCGAGAAACCTGATCATTATTGCAGCATTGGTGGTATTGCTGTTTGCATTTAGACCATGGGTTCAAATTGGTGCAGGTGAGCGGGGAGTTGTCCAGAATTTTGGTGCCGTACAGGACAAAGTGTTGAATGAGGGAATCCACTTTAAGATACCGATAGTACAAACGGTCATCCTAATGGACGTAAAAATTCAAAAGGCAATGACGGATGCGGCCTCTTCATCTTCTGACCTGCAGGATGTAGACCTATCCGTAGCACTTAATTATCATATCATACCAGACAAAGCCAATTTGGTATATCAAACCATTGGCGTTGAATTCAAGGAGCGTATCATTGACCCTGCAATTCAAGAAGTAATGAAAGCAGTTTCTGCCAGATATACAGCAGAGGAATTGATTACTAAGAGACCTGCTGTAAGCACCGAGATGCAGCAAGCACTTACATCACGGTTACTAGCTTCCAATATATCCGTAGACGCTTTTTCGATCATTTCATTTAGTTTTTCACAAACGTTTACCGATGCCATCGAAGCTAAGCAAACTGCTGAACAAAATGCATTGAAGGCAAAAAGAGACCTAGATCGGATTAGGGTCGAAGCCGAACAGACAATTGCAGCGGGAACAGCCGAAGCCGAGGCGTTACGATTACAAAAAATGAATATTTCCCCGGACCTTATTGAGCTAAGAAAGATAGAAGCGAACCTTAAGGCCATAGAAAAATGGAACGGAATCCTACCTGAAGTAACAGGTGCAGGGGCCATCCCTTTTATTGGCGTAGGAGATGCAATTAAGAAAAAATAG
- a CDS encoding M15 family metallopeptidase — MQTYCEAVEAKDLQHKLLAPSIWIRENHSPLVSLMHTNFNLIFEPSILEDYQYLIREDMVEKIGRISKVLDKQDKILIIRSAWRSYQHQQLLWDTTFTSFKKKHPKKSNSEIKETISYFIAPPTMTMHATGGAVDALIYDKLEDSVMDFGTNNGLEIDLSKKCYPNHPNISTKARKNRALLIGLFEGEGFVCDLKEYWHFDYGNVVWAIEKEKEYAIYGPIT; from the coding sequence GTGCAAACATACTGTGAAGCTGTCGAGGCAAAAGACCTTCAGCATAAACTTCTCGCACCCTCCATTTGGATAAGGGAAAATCATTCACCATTAGTGAGTTTGATGCACACGAATTTTAATTTGATTTTTGAGCCATCCATTTTGGAAGATTATCAATATTTGATCAGAGAAGATATGGTTGAAAAAATAGGCCGAATCAGCAAGGTGTTGGACAAGCAGGATAAAATCCTGATTATTCGCTCTGCTTGGAGGTCTTATCAACATCAGCAACTTCTTTGGGATACTACATTTACTTCCTTTAAAAAAAAACATCCCAAAAAATCCAATAGTGAAATCAAAGAAACCATAAGCTATTTTATTGCTCCCCCAACTATGACCATGCATGCCACAGGTGGGGCAGTGGATGCCTTGATTTATGACAAACTTGAAGATAGCGTGATGGATTTTGGAACCAACAATGGTTTGGAAATCGATCTTTCAAAAAAATGTTATCCCAATCATCCAAATATTAGTACTAAAGCGAGAAAAAATAGGGCCTTACTTATTGGTCTATTTGAAGGCGAAGGTTTTGTATGTGATTTGAAGGAATATTGGCATTTTGATTATGGCAATGTTGTTTGGGCCATTGAAAAAGAAAAGGAGTATGCCATTTATGGGCCCATAACCTAG